The window GGCGGCGCGGCCGGCCGATGGTGGAGCACGAGGACATGGCGGCGGGCTCGGTCCTGCCGTTGCTGGCCGACGACGCCGTACGGGCCTTCGCCGACGGCACCCTGCGCGCCCTGCGCGAGCACGACGCGACCGGCCGCGGCGACCTGGTGGCCTCGCTCCAGGCCTGGCTCTCGCGCCACGGGCAGTGGGACGCGGCCGCCGCCGACCTGGGCGTGCACCGGCACACGCTGCGCTACCGGATGAAGCGGGTCGAGGAGATCCTCGGCCGCTCCCTGGAGGACCCGGACGTCCGCATGGAGCTGTGGCTCGCCCTGAAGGCGACCTCGACCCCGTCCTAGAGGGTGCCGGCACTCCGGCACTCCCATCCGGCCGGCCGGACAGTGACAAAGCGGCGAAGCGCGACGACCCGCCGCTCCATCAGGGACAAACGCCGAATCGCCGACGGAGTTCTACGGTGGAGGGGTCAGGACCCACCGCACACTTCTCGAAGGGCCGGGATTCGCATGACTTCCACCCACGCCTTCTGGCTCGCCGGCCGCCAGGCCACCGGCGAGGACAGCTTCGACGTCCACTCCCCGTGGGACGGCCGACTGGTAGGCACCGTCAGCGTGCCCTCCGACGAGCAGGTCGAAGAGGCCGTGGCCGCGGCGTACGCCGTGACGGCGGAGTTCTCCGCGACCCCCGCCCACGTACGGGCCGCCGCCCTGGACCACGTGTCCAAGCGGCTCGCGGAGCGCACCGAGGAGATCGCCCAGCTGATCTCCGCCGAGAACGGCAAGCCCGTCAAGTGGGCCCGCGGCGAGGTCGGCCGTGCGGTGTCCGTGTTCCGCTTCGCCGCCGAAGAGGCCCGCCGCTTCAACGGCGGTGAGGCCCAGCGCCTCGACACCGACGCCGGCGGTGTCGGCCGTCTCGCGCTGACCCGCCGCTTCGTCAAGGGTCCGGTCCTCGGCATCGCGCCGTTCAACTTCCCGCTGAACCTGTGCGCCCACAAGGTGGCCCCGGCCATCGCCGTCGGCGCGCCGATCATCCTCAAGCCCGCCCCGGCCACGCCCCTCTCCGGGCTGATCCTGGGTGAGCTGCTCGCCGAGACCGACCTCCCGGCAGGCTCCTGGTCGGTCCTGCCGGTCGCCAACGACAAGATGCCCGCCCTGGTCAAGGACGAGCGTCTGCCCGTCATCTCCTTCACCGGTTCGGACACCGTCGGCTACGCCATCCAGCAGTCGGTGCCCCACAAGCACTGCACCCTGGAGCTCGGCGGCAACGCCGCGGCCGTCGTCCTGGACGACTGGTCCTCCGAGGCCGACCTCGACTGGGCCGCGACCCGTATCGCGACCTTCTCGAACTACCAGGCCGGCCAGTCCTGCATCTCCGTGCAGCGCGTGATCGCCGACGCCTCCGTCTACGACCGCCTCGTCGAGAAGGTCGTCGCGAAGGTCCAGGCGCAGGTCACCGGCGACCCGAACGACGACGCCACCGACGTCGGCCCCCTGGTCTCCCAGGCCGCCGCCGAGCGCGTCGAGTCCTGGGTCGACGAGGCCGTGGCCGGCGGAGCCAAGCTGCTCACCGGTGGCAAGCGCGCGGGTGCCTCGTACGAGCCGACCGTCCTCGCCCACGTCCCGGACGGCGTCAAGCTCGCCACCGAGGAGGTCTTCGGACCGGTCCTGACGCTGAAGAAGGTCGAGAACACCGACGAGGCCTTCGCCGCCGTCAACGACTCGAAGTTCGGTCTGCAGACCGGCGTCTTCACGCGCAACGTCCAGACCGCGTTCCGCGCCCACCGGGAGCTCGAGGTCGGCGGTGTCATCATCGGCGACGCGCCGTCCTACCGCGCCGACCAGATGCCGTACGGCGGCGTCAAGCAGTCCGGTGTCGGCCGCGAGGGTGTCCGCTACGCGATGGACGACTACACGTACGAGCGAGTCCTGGTCCTGACCGGCCTCGACATCTGATCTCGTACGGCCCAAAAGCCGGCGGCCGGAGCCTACTGTGCGGGGGCTCCGGCCGTCCCCTTTTTCCCCCGCTGGGCGGGGGAAGAGGCGCCCCGGCGCCCCGGGTTCGCCCGACTGGACCGCCCCGGCTTTTCCGGCGCAGCCGGACGGGGTACGACTCACAAGTAGCACCGGCTGGTAATCCGGTGAACCGACTCCGGCGGCGAGGTGAGTCCCCGCATGTCCGCAACACAGCCCGTACAGCCCGTACAACCCAGCGGCGCACAGCCCAAGGTGACCGAGCGCGAAGCACGGCAGGTCGCGGAAGCGGCCCGCGAACAGGACTGGCGCAAACCCAGTTTCGCGAAGGAACTGTTCCTGGGACGCTTCCGGCTCGACCTGATCCACCCCCACCCGCTCCCCGCCGACGAGGACGTCCGGCGGGGCGAGGCCTTCCTGGCCCGGCTGCGGGAGTTCTGCGAGACCTCGATCGACGGGGCCCGCATCGAGCGCGAGGCGAAGATCCCCGACGAGACCGTGCGCGGGCTCAAGGAGCTCGGCGCCCTCGGTATGAAGATCGACCCCAAGTACGGCGGTCTCGGTCTCACCCAGGTCTACTACAACAAGGCGCTGGCCCTCGTCGGGTCGGTGAGCCCTGCCATCGGGGCCCTGCTCTCCGCCCACCAGTCGATCGGCGTACCCCAGCCGTTGAAGATGTTCGGCACGCAGGAGCAGAAGGACGCCTACCTGCCCCGCTGCGCCACCACCGCCATCAGCGCCTTCCTGCTCACCGAGCCCGACGTGGGCTCCGACCCGGCACGCCTGGCCACCACGGCGGTCCCCGACGGGGACGACTACGTGCTCGACGGCGTGAAGCTGTGGACGACCAACGGGGTGGTGGCCGACCTGCTCGTCGTGATGGCCCGCGTCCCGAAGTCCGAGAACCACCGGGGCGGGATCACCGCCTTCGTCGTGGAGGCGGACTCGCCGGGGATCACCGTCGAGCACCGCAACGCCTTCATGGGCCTGCGCGGCCTGGAGAACGGCGTCACCCGCTTCCACCGGGTACGGGTGCCCGCCGGCCAGCGCATCGGCGCCGAGGGCGCCGGCCTCAAGATCGCCCTGACCACGCTCAACACCGGCCGGCTGTCCCTGCCCGCCATGTGCGTCGGCGCCGGCAAGTGGTGCCTGAAGATCGCCCGCGAGTGGTCCGGCGTACGCGAGCAGTGGGGCCGGCCCGTCGCGCAGCACGAGGCCGTCGGCGCCAAGATCTCCTTCATCGCCGCCACGACCTTCGCCCTCGAAGCGGTGGTCGACCTCGCCTCCCAGATGGCCGACGAGGACCGCAACGACATCCGCATCGAGGCAGCCCTCGCCAAGCTCTACGGCTCCGAGATGGCCTGCCTGATGGCCGACGAACTCGTCCAGATCCGCGGCGGACGCGGCTTCGAGACCGCCGATTCCCTGGCCGCCCGCGGCGAGCGCGCCGTCCCCGCCGAGCAGATGCTCCGCGACCTGCGCATCAACCGGATCTTCGAGGGATCGACGGAGATCATGCACCTGCTGATCGCCCGCGAGGCCGTCGACGCCCACCTGTCGGTCGCGGGCGACCTCATCGACCCGGACAAGGCACTCGGCGACAAGGCGAAGGCCACGGCCCGCGCCGC is drawn from Streptomyces sp. NBC_01232 and contains these coding sequences:
- a CDS encoding aldehyde dehydrogenase family protein, whose translation is MTSTHAFWLAGRQATGEDSFDVHSPWDGRLVGTVSVPSDEQVEEAVAAAYAVTAEFSATPAHVRAAALDHVSKRLAERTEEIAQLISAENGKPVKWARGEVGRAVSVFRFAAEEARRFNGGEAQRLDTDAGGVGRLALTRRFVKGPVLGIAPFNFPLNLCAHKVAPAIAVGAPIILKPAPATPLSGLILGELLAETDLPAGSWSVLPVANDKMPALVKDERLPVISFTGSDTVGYAIQQSVPHKHCTLELGGNAAAVVLDDWSSEADLDWAATRIATFSNYQAGQSCISVQRVIADASVYDRLVEKVVAKVQAQVTGDPNDDATDVGPLVSQAAAERVESWVDEAVAGGAKLLTGGKRAGASYEPTVLAHVPDGVKLATEEVFGPVLTLKKVENTDEAFAAVNDSKFGLQTGVFTRNVQTAFRAHRELEVGGVIIGDAPSYRADQMPYGGVKQSGVGREGVRYAMDDYTYERVLVLTGLDI
- a CDS encoding acyl-CoA dehydrogenase family protein; this translates as MSATQPVQPVQPSGAQPKVTEREARQVAEAAREQDWRKPSFAKELFLGRFRLDLIHPHPLPADEDVRRGEAFLARLREFCETSIDGARIEREAKIPDETVRGLKELGALGMKIDPKYGGLGLTQVYYNKALALVGSVSPAIGALLSAHQSIGVPQPLKMFGTQEQKDAYLPRCATTAISAFLLTEPDVGSDPARLATTAVPDGDDYVLDGVKLWTTNGVVADLLVVMARVPKSENHRGGITAFVVEADSPGITVEHRNAFMGLRGLENGVTRFHRVRVPAGQRIGAEGAGLKIALTTLNTGRLSLPAMCVGAGKWCLKIAREWSGVREQWGRPVAQHEAVGAKISFIAATTFALEAVVDLASQMADEDRNDIRIEAALAKLYGSEMACLMADELVQIRGGRGFETADSLAARGERAVPAEQMLRDLRINRIFEGSTEIMHLLIAREAVDAHLSVAGDLIDPDKALGDKAKATARAAGFYARWLPKLATGPGQVPGTYRAFHPGGHPDLSTHLRYVERSARKLARSTFYAMSRWQGRMETKQGFLGRIVDIGAELFAMSAACVRAEHLRATGAHGREAYQLADAFCEQSRLRVEELFGRLWSNTDDLDRKVVAGVLSGTYAWLEEGVLDPSGEGPWIADATPGPSTQKNVHRPIR